The DNA region TTGGCCGGCGTGATGCCGACCAGCGACTCGCCCGGCGTGATGATGCCGGGGCAGTTCGGCCCGATGATGCGGGTGGTGTTGCCCTTGGACTGCGCGTACGCCCAGGCCTCGGCGGTGTCGCCGACGGGGACGCCCTCGGTGATGACGACCAGCAGCGGGATGTCGGCGTCGATGGCCTCGACCATCGCGTTCTTCGTGAACGCGGGGGGCACGAACGCGATCGACACGTCGGCACCGGTCTTCTCGATGGCCTCGGCCACCGTGGCGAAGACCGGCAGCTCGACCGGGTTGCCGTCCGCGTCGTGGTGCAGCACTGTGGTGCCGGCCTTGCGGGCGTTCACGCCGCCGACGACCTGAGTGCCGGCCTTCAGCATGAGTGCCGTGTGCTTGGTGCCTTCGCCGCCGGTGATGCCCTGGACGATGACCTTGGAGTCCTTGTTGAGGAAGATCGACATATCTCTTGAATCCTTGTTTTCTCGCGGGCGATCAGGCGTTGGCCAGCTCGGCGGCCTTGTCGGCGCCTTCGTCCATGGTGTCCGCCAGGGTGACGAGGGGGTGGTTGGCATCGCGCAGGATCGCGCGGCCCTCCTCCACCTTGTTGCCGTCGAGGCGGACGACCAGCGGCTTGGTCGCCGTCGCCCCCAGCTCGGCCAGCGCGCCGACGATGCCCTTCGCGACGGCGTCGCAGGACGTGATGCCGCCGAAGACGTTCACGAAGACGCTCTTGACCTGCGGGTCGCCCAGGATGACGTCCAGGCCCGCGGCCATGACCTCGGCCGAGGCGCCGCCGCCGATGTCCAGGAAGTTCGCCGGCTTCACGCCGCC from Microbacterium sp. zg-B185 includes:
- the sucD gene encoding succinate--CoA ligase subunit alpha, which codes for MSIFLNKDSKVIVQGITGGEGTKHTALMLKAGTQVVGGVNARKAGTTVLHHDADGNPVELPVFATVAEAIEKTGADVSIAFVPPAFTKNAMVEAIDADIPLLVVITEGVPVGDTAEAWAYAQSKGNTTRIIGPNCPGIITPGESLVGITPANIAGKGPIGLVSKSGTLTYQMMYELREIGFSTAIGIGGDPVIGTTHIDALAAFEADPETKAIVMIGEIGGDAEERAADYIKANVTKPVVGYVAGFTAPEGKTMGHAGAIVSGSAGTAQAKKEALEAAGVKVGKTPSETADLMREIIGSL